From Cyprinus carpio isolate SPL01 chromosome A7, ASM1834038v1, whole genome shotgun sequence, a single genomic window includes:
- the LOC109048499 gene encoding uncharacterized protein LOC109048499 — protein MQRVCVKTKLKKKCPICHHLMHKTNLKRHIERKHTSKRKDITATSHLQNECIDLENGIYTVHKSFHGTSIPLHVQNKIWGENQHVFCESTECQVNMELAWRSGLKAYQCIHLKSITYCSSYAYFPVLSEDTLTEMVKSKWFGEDKKKVCLDLQNLANSNHVPLSVYCKIGMPQSVKYISIYEPTVSYYSRLGRVIVSYDTKKNSWHCPCHRTKRSCVHKYIGKWHLFQTHRELFRKVRRTEEVEVLTSAGDENRDDEADLGDITYPPKDDQLKVMVQYILKNKKLPVVLPEHFRLPSVEKEYPRHLIPEEMMCQHCPGNVPLSDLVLITQKAKILTSSRIVQDVSTYCKSCHQCGAYFRYQEWKDGIHNFNDRILLDLPLCITIRNMLQVHTAVSRVVEYLERTTGVQFPSADTIMQGYLHFEALTEHDYEYSCVNCGDHPPVVIMDLHKKGAFHLSGQQKNPFTVPPSYNFWAPWIGPKTCRSNHVLNTEYQKVRPPKPAEVSEMTVIEDCLREELYKQKVQVVRKLCKECGLDSSGSRADLLLRLSNEMKSRQTYDKVFQKIWAASGGWAVIMCPCGIVYSIKCNIRAESPRDFADMLLSWKHMPNVIIYDFARGLATHMNLREPESLPFKPFEGRLSPPTPDNLAKAKDGKLKVSLPWLNCKKMIPDPEGHPVTGSAEHYALYDRFHEDNTKDPRDVLRKLCTVPQLAGKVNSQVAEQLFSRMKKNNYFLNMALPSTHLFLMRNIIHHHNTYRNEQRLGNIKRAFGNDVTMNRHSQAVLGNFLFFLFKQFCFKCSTFIAQF, from the exons ATGCAAAGGGTCTGtgtgaagacaaaactaaagaaaaagtGTCCCATATGCCACCATCTCATGCACAAGACAAATTTAAAGAGGCACATAGAAAGGAAGCACACAAGTAAACGAAAGGACATCACAGCAACCTCCCACCTTCAGAATGAATGTATTGATCTGGAGAATGGAATTTATACCGTCCACAAATCATTTCATGGTACCAGTATACCTCTGCATGTTCAAAATAAGATATGGGGGGAAAATCAACATGTTTTCTGTGAATCCACTGAGTGCCAGGTGAACATGGAGTTGGCATGGAGGAGTGGGTTGAAAGCATATCAGTGCATACACCTTAAGTCAATAACATACTGTTCATCCTATGCTTACTTTCCTGTACTGAGTGAAGATACACTAACTGAAATGGTGAAGAGCAAGTGGTTTGGTGAGGATAAAAAGAAGGTTTGCCTTGATCTGCAAAACCTTGCCAACAGCAACCATGTACCTTTGTCTGTGTACTGCAAAATTGGAATGCCTCAGTCAGTGAAATACATCTCTATTTATGAGCCTACAGTGTCATATTACAGTCGATTGGGAAGGGTCATTGTGTCgtatgacacaaaaaaaaattcatggcaCTGTCCTTGTCATCGGACAAAGAGATCATGCGTACACAAATATATAGGAAAATGGCACTTATTTCAGACACACCGTGAACTTTTCAGAAAAGTGCGGCGCACTGAGGAAGTGGAAGTCCTAACATCAGCAGGGGATGAAAACAGAGATGATGAGGCTGATCTGGGTGACATAACGTATCCACCAAAAGATGACCAATTGAAAGTCATGGTCCAGTATATTCTGAAGAACAAAAAGTTACCTGTTGTACTTCCTGAACATTTTCGGCTTCCATCAGTGGAAAAGGAATACCCAAGGCATCTAATTCCAGAAGAGATGATGTGCCAGCACTGCCCTGGCAATGTACCCCTGAGTGACCTGGTCCTTATTACACAAAAGGCGAAAATCCTCACCAGCTCACGTATTGTTCAAG ATGTTTCTACCTACTGTAAGTCTTGTCATCAGTGTGGAGCCTACTTTCGCTACCAAGAGTGGAAAGATGGCATACACAATTTTAATGATCGGATACTCCTTGACCTCCCTTTATGCATAACTATTAGGAATATGCTACAG GTCCATACTGCTGTCAGCAGAGTGGTAGAGTATTTGGAAAGGACTACAGGGGTCCAGTTTCCCTCAGCTGATACGATTATGCAAGGATATCTTCACTTTGAAGCTCTTACAGAACATGACTATGAGTATTCCTGCGTGAACTGTGGGGACCATCCACCAGTTGTCATCATGGACCTCCATAAGAAGGGGGCCTTCCATTTGTCAG gtcaacaaaaaaatccatttacaGTCCCACCAAGTTATAACTTTTGGGCACCGTGGATAGGTCCAAAAACATGTAGATCAAACCATGTCCTTAATACGGAATATCAAAAAGTCCGTCCTCCAAAACCGGCTGAGGTCTCTGAAATGACAGTAATAGAGGACTGCCTAAGAGAGGAACTATACAAGCAGAAg gttCAGGTGGTTAGGAAATTATGTAAGGAGTGTGGGTTAGATTCGTCTGGATCACGAGCTGACCTCCTTCTGAGATTGTCAAATGAAATGAAGTCAAGGCAGACATACGACAAGGTTTTTCAAAAGATCTGGGCTGCTTCAG GTGGTTGGGCTGTAATTATGTGCCCATGCGGCATTGTGTACAGCATAAAGTGTAACATTCGAGCAGAAAGCCCACGTGACTTTGCAGACATGTTGCTTTCTTGGAAGCACATGCCAAATGTTATCATATATGACTTTGCACGTGGGTTAGCAACCCACATGAATCTTAGAGAACCAGAAAGTTTACCTTTCAAACCCTTTGAAGGACGGTTAAGCCCCCCAACTCCAGACAACCTAGCCAAAGCCAAAGATGGGAAACTGAAGGTCTCACTACCTTGGctgaattgtaaaaaaatgatTCCAGACCCTGAAGGCCATCCAGTGACTGGTTCAGCAGAGCATTATGCTCTGTATGACCGGTTCCACGAGGACAATACGAAAGATCCCCGTGATGTCCTGCGGAAGCTTTGCACGGTCCCACAACTGGCTGGAAAAGTAAACAGTCAAGTTGCAGAACAGCTGTTTTccagaatgaagaaaaataattactttttaaacatggCTTTACCTTCAACACATCTGTTCCTTATGAGGAATATTATACACCATCATAACACGTACAGAAATGAACAACGTCTAGGCAACATAAAAAGGGCTTTTGGAAATGATGTCACAATGAACAGGCACAGCCAGGCAGTGTtgggtaattttcttttttttctttttaagcaaTTCTGTTTTAAATGCAGCACATTTATTGCtcaattttga
- the LOC122145820 gene encoding PWWP domain-containing DNA repair factor 3A-like, with the protein MQYFRLIFLMSERHGQRFAFWTDEARSLVQGTLQPVYRVPRQSAVSEKVPVHIESVDDRTTEEKRLVDFIVKLQGSEEHLVGVLNGKPSEWLHKVTSSRVPVYLDSEEQQDILFAYLRGVLDRTPTEMSFTDEVQFICDVLFPEAIIYALAALRNLSLQEAEQVFLSGPYYHFRHVLHENNSVVGFTIKD; encoded by the exons ATGCAGTACTTTAGATTAATCTTCTTAATGTCTGAAAGGCATGGTCAGCGGTTTGCCTTCTGGACTGATGAGGCCAGAAGCTTGGTCCAAGGAACTCTTCAGCCTGTCTACAGAGTCCCAAGACAGAGTGCTGTCTCTGAGAAGGTCCCAGTCCACATTGAGTCTGTGGATGACCGCACCACAGAAGAAAAGAGACTGGTGGACTTTATAGTAAAGTTACAGGGATCTGAGGAGCATTTGGTG GGTGTACTCAACGGGAAGCCCTCTGAGTGGTTACATAAGGTAACCTCTTCCCGGGTGCCTGTCTACCTCGACAGTGAGGAACAGCAGGACATCTTGTTTGCTTATCTGAGAGGAGTGCTGGATAGAACACCAACAGAAATGAGCTTCACAGATGAAGTGCAGTTCATCTGTGATGTTCTTTTTCCGGAG gCCATCATATATGCCCTGGCTGCCCTCCGGAATTTGTCCTTGCAGGAGGCTGAGCAGGTCTTCCTTTCTGGTCCATATTATCATTTCAG